In Candidatus Binatia bacterium, one DNA window encodes the following:
- a CDS encoding ABC transporter ATP-binding protein → MSEQDAIVARGLTKSYAAPDRRWLRRERIRGVTDVSFTLRRGGSLAIIGRNGAGKSTLLRMLAGLSRPTSGELRLEGRVGSLLDLGAGFVEEWSGEHNARVALALLGMSPSRVREAASFVAAFSELGDFLAQPVRIYSAGMRLRLAYSVAIAPRPEILIADEVLSVGDESFQRKCSQHIVEHLARGGTMVLATHNLYQAERLCDAAIWLEDGRVRAQGPCHDVTKRYRTAIEQAESVAHANAVARALARPGAMLRIDGAEIGDDGAVVPFGTALRIVIDGAIAGSERGRLEIRRVDGTLVASLPVRGSGTFEIARPALLPGRYVVRLIGRAGVGAATLDEVATLDELTVDCVGERRELGTVHLDHQWM, encoded by the coding sequence GTGAGCGAGCAAGACGCCATCGTCGCGCGCGGGCTCACCAAGAGCTACGCCGCCCCGGACCGACGTTGGCTGCGCCGCGAGCGCATCCGCGGCGTGACCGACGTGTCGTTCACCCTGCGACGTGGCGGCTCGCTCGCGATCATCGGACGCAACGGTGCCGGCAAGAGCACGTTGCTGCGCATGCTCGCCGGGCTCTCGCGGCCGACCTCCGGTGAGCTACGGCTCGAGGGGCGGGTCGGCAGCCTGCTCGACCTCGGCGCGGGCTTCGTCGAGGAGTGGAGCGGCGAGCACAACGCACGCGTCGCGCTGGCGCTGCTCGGAATGTCGCCGAGCCGCGTGCGCGAGGCCGCGAGCTTCGTCGCCGCGTTCTCCGAGCTCGGCGACTTCCTCGCGCAGCCGGTGCGGATCTACTCGGCGGGCATGCGGTTGCGGCTCGCCTACAGCGTCGCGATCGCGCCCAGGCCGGAGATCCTGATCGCCGACGAGGTGCTGAGCGTCGGCGACGAGTCGTTCCAGCGCAAGTGCTCGCAGCACATCGTCGAGCACCTCGCGCGCGGCGGGACCATGGTGCTCGCGACGCACAACCTCTACCAGGCAGAGCGGCTCTGCGACGCCGCGATCTGGCTCGAGGACGGTCGCGTGCGGGCGCAGGGCCCCTGTCACGACGTGACCAAGCGCTACCGGACGGCCATCGAGCAGGCGGAGAGCGTCGCGCACGCGAACGCCGTGGCGCGCGCGCTCGCGCGTCCGGGGGCCATGCTGCGGATCGATGGAGCGGAGATCGGTGACGACGGTGCCGTCGTGCCGTTCGGGACGGCGCTCCGCATCGTGATCGATGGCGCCATCGCTGGCTCCGAGCGTGGCCGGCTCGAGATCCGTCGGGTCGACGGGACGCTGGTCGCCTCGCTGCCCGTCCGTGGTTCGGGCACCTTCGAGATCGCCCGCCCCGCGCTCCTGCCCGGCCGCTATGTGGTCCGCCTCATCGGCAGGGCGGGCGTGGGCGCCGCCACCCTCGACGAGGTCGCGACGCTCGACGAGCTGACGGTCGACTGCGTCGGCGAGCGTCGCGAGCTCGGCACCG